In Brachionichthys hirsutus isolate HB-005 chromosome 20, CSIRO-AGI_Bhir_v1, whole genome shotgun sequence, the genomic stretch TGTCTGATCCTCAGATGCCCTCAGAAGGTGAAACTTATATTGATCATCTTTAGACACAGATGCGTCTCTCTCCATTTTCAATTTCTGaataggaaaaagaaaaagcttgcAAAAACTTTCATCCACAGGGAAATGTCTTTTGCCTGCCGGCGTGGATGTGAGGCAGACAATAAGTAGTAGATTTATAAAGACATCACCTTTCTTGGTAACCTTTGACTCAGTTGCtgtaattttacatttaaataccAGAATACTATATTTATCACAATGTGGTGGAAATAAAAGATTACCCTTGAAGTCAATGAAAATAAGAACGTTTTTCTTTTGTGCCAAGCagtaataatatataatgtaacATGATGTGTTTGAGGCCATTTGCTTTATTTGAAATGTCATTAATTGCAAAGTTGAAGCGGAAACAATATATTGTGCATCCCTAATCCCGACTTCTACAACGGTGCAGCTCcttgctgcaacagatcgcGTCGGATACTCGTCTCCTGTTGCCTGTTTGTTTTGCCCCATTCCttcataactttttttttattgtctcccATCTTTATTCCCTTAACTTGTTCTTCAACCCACATTTCATCATGATGGTTAATAATACCAGCTCTGCAGAAATTCTGTATACACAAAACTCCATCATTCGAGAGGCATTCGATATTACTGAGACACGTTTTGCTTCACATGGGTGCCTCGTGCACGCTTAAAGAGTTATCAGCGTTTTCTATTATTATCATGGAGCTTGCTAgcgctgtgttttattattgctTCCCACCAAAGAGGCAGCCGTGGCGAGAAGCAACCATCTGTTCTTCTGAGAaagttttcatttcactttttattttgtaaaatatataataaatatatatatagtatattgAGGGGAAAAAGTGGCTCTGTGCACGTACCTCTCGCTCCAGCCTCCTCATGATGTTGCAACACAATGCGCTGTTGTAGCTTCAGCTTTTGTATACCATAAATTTGTGATTATTGTCAtggaaatgtgatttatttaatcattttcacAGCTAATAGCATTTTATAAGCGTAGAGCttatatgttgttgtgttttttttgtgcatctttaTATCCCAGGAGAATGTTCTCTCCTCTGTAGCTCCGCAAGCCTCTCACCTTTTACTGCTCCAAGCAGGGTTGTTTTTAGGTAAGTTTATCCTCAACTGAATTAAGAATGGACAGTTTTACTGTACAGACGTTGGGAtttctgatctctctctctctctctctctctctctctctcacacacacacacttctagaGGAGCTTTTAGGTCCTGTGTAGGCCTCTCTCTATATAATTCATAACTCTGACTTCAGAGATGGGTCAGCAAAGGAACATAAGAGAAAAGGATGATGGAAGAGGATAATTGACAGTAGAGAGTAACAGCCAGGGAGTcacagatgagagagagagagagagagagagagagagaggacattaGTGCCCGCAAGGCGTTTCTTTCAGCAGCACTAATTTAATTGGCCCGTTAAGAAAGTTGTGGAATACTTCCTCTTGATTGGTTAAGTAAGTGATGATGCCTCCAGACACAGGAATCACAGCAGGGGGCGTTTTCTAACacgcaaatgcacacacacacacacacacacacacacacacacacacacagccacaaaTATGAGCCATGTTTACACATATTGTACCTACCGGTAATTGGATGTCACATTTGCCGACATttgtgaacacacacgcacacacacaatgttgtATACTGTGTGAATTAGTCCACACATTCTGTACATTAGGACACAatgacctacacacacacacgcgcagctTAGGCCATTCATGCATTCACTGTAGTTTATTAATGAGGCCGAGCATCTTCCTGCAATGACtaaaacattgtgtgtgtgtgtgtgtgtgtgtgtgtctactgAGCAGCACAGTGCCCCGTACTTAATGTACCTTGTGTGTATAAATACGTGTGTAGTAAGGGAATGCAAACGCATTactatgtgtgtgttgtgacaAAGCTTTTAGTTTGCTGAGTCTCAAGAGCCTGATGAATCCCACAAACACACCCGCCCACACGTTTACACATGCACGCATGCAACTAGCCTGACCTCTCTGTCAATCTGCACACGTTTGTGCACTCTTTACTCTCGGATGCATCTGCCCACAATCCTCTCCAATGTCTTGATTTCCCACGAGcctctccctccgtccctctGCTTGTCCCGTCTGCTTTTATTCCATCTCCAGCCTACACATTCGCCCAGACAATCCATCCGCCTGACGGCGTATGTGATGATGCTTATTAAATAACACCATCCTTTGAATTGGTCACAATAAAAGGCAAATCCAAAATGTGCAATTTTATCACCGTGAGATGCTGAAAGTTCAAAGAGCTGCGCTGTTGGCTGCAGGAATTTCCTGTTGACCCGTCTTCGCTTTTATGATCTCTCCTGTGTGCTTGTTGTTGTCGACCAGCCTCCGACAGCCGGTGGTTGGAACTGGCTTTAACGGGCAAACCCTCAATGTCATTTTCTTGGATCCCAGGTTAAAATGCAGTGAGCGGTTTGCAGCATGCATGTTGTTGTGTAGTTGAGCTGTTTGCTGGTGTCAACAGCTCGATCAGAGAGTTGCGTTATGATAAGCCATGCACAGGTTTCTATAGAGAAGCTGAAAATATCCACGTtcctgcatgtgctgcatgCGGTTATTACCCGACTTGTTGTGGACGCTCTGAAATGAACATCGTGCTCCAGTTCCTGCAATATTTAGCAGCTTCACATCGCCATGGAAGAAGAGTCATCTCAGATACTTTGAACTTATTCACTGGGAAAAATTTAACAGGCTTCCACAGTGACGTTACTACAAAGGAGTGAGACACGGAAGAACGGAGGGATCAGTGCTACACACGAGAGagaaactggaggaggagaaatacAGGAACATATACAAACAGTGAAGCAACAGGGTGGCAGGAAGTAGAGACAGGAGATAAaagtgaagaagatgaggatgaaggcGATTGAGCATTTGggaaagcagacaaaaaaaaaaaacccaagatGCCATTTTAGAAAAGCAACCAACGGGTGAAAGAAGAAAGACAGAATCCATTCAGAAATGAATGTGGTGCAGACGCAATTCCTCCTGGTGAATCAGCTGgcggtggtgtgtgtgtgtgcgtgtgtgcgtgtgtgtgttgctctctCATGCACTTTTACTTCAGCCGATGCTACATCATCATTGCAGCGCAGCTTCTTTACGGCTGCAGCCTTTCAGAATGGTTCTATAGAGACTGAGCGGAAGGCAGCAGCCGAGCCTCATGTTTGAACTTATTCAATATACTGAAGGAATATATTCCTCCCCACTGACGGTGAATGGATCAATCCAGACCAAGTGCCTCAGACATCTTGTGCTGACCTTGTCCATTGTCATTGCAATGCCAAAATCACGGCTCGATTTTTCCgtattgattaattaatttattcgTTTTGTGGTTGTCTGTtatgatgcatttaaaatgctcagtgtgtttgtgtgagcttaCATCTCAGGCAGGGGTCCAGAGCACATCTTGGGCTGCTATGGCAACTAGGCTAGCACCCCCACTGTTGCCTCATGGCAGGTGTAAAAACCCACGGATAAGCCCATGAATACACACTCTCACACTGGATCTGTCGCCGACAGGCTCTTTCAGCGACACACACTGATGTGGAGACTCACGTTTACGCATAATTACACGGGATTTGGAGCAAAAGGGATAAGGGAAGACGAGGAGGGAGTCAAAAAAATGACATAGCGATGGTAAGGCGGTGAAGGAGGAGGGTGCCTCCAGCTGCGTTCGGGAAAGGAACGATCTTTGGCACTCAAGATTATCCGCTATTCTGCTGCAGCGATTtgaaacacttcctgaaaatCTGAAATTAACTGAGATTTCAATCGGTGCTGTACAGCCTGCAGCACCCGCGAGTGTTTGGAATATTAAATCCAGCTTGATAGAATCATTTTCTGTTATTTATCTGATCAGGAAACGTAAATAGTCGAGCGTTCACCACTCTAGGAAGCAGCATGCTGCTGGAAGATTCAATTCCATCACAATTTCAACAAACCGCGCCGGTTCTGTTATCCGTGGCAGCAGCTCTAATGTCTTTCTCCCTCCAGGGATTCATCCTCAATGGATAATCTGCAAGCCATTCAGTTTCCCCTCCAGATGTGCCAGAGTAATTAGTCCGTTTAGTAAGTGATCATGTCAATCAACTGCCCACGTATGGCACCGTTACTGGTACATTCATAAAGCTTGAAAAACTGGACATAAATATAGGTAGCAGTGTGTTTTCCAGCTCAGTCTGTAGCTCGGCTCCATAGTTGGCAGCATCTATCCAGTCTGATCTGAAGACGGACTGCCTGTATTTCCATGAAATGTACCTCATCCGCAGTATATTTTAGTCTAACTATAACCAGAGGGTGACTCTGCCTGTATATAGCAATTCAGTGACATTTCATGAATCTAGTCGTGTGATTGGCCGGTCCACAACTTTGATCTAGgctgaattaataaataaatgcttgaCGGAACGTGCACAAGTATGTAGACAATATTGACCCAGACAATGATTGTGATCTTCTGACAACGCCTTAAGATTTAACTTGATCTTTTCGGTAAATGGagtccatgcttttgttttgttcgcATGTCGGGTACATTTTACAGTATTTTGTAAGACTATAGTCCCAGTAGCTCCTCGAGCTGATGTGTGTGACACAGCCAAGACAGTAAAAAGGCCCAGACTGCTTTTCTGTCACATCTGGCTCAAGGCCAAACAGCCGAGTGGTGGAAGACATGGCCGTCTCTGGTCTCAGTGTCCCTGAGACGGTGGAACGTTTAAATATCGTGAAGGCTAACAGATCCTCTGGATTTACAGACGgagtaaaaacatttcaaacatttaatgcaGTTGCTTTGATTAATCTGTCTTGAAGGGAGATGCGCTTTGCAAGCAAACTGTAGTAACAGACGGTTTTGTATCCAAAGGGCCTTCGTGCTCTTTGGAAATTTGACTCTGATGCATGTTTCAAGGAGAcaagacagttttttttttctttcaactgAAATGTCTGAAGAGTTCTGAAAGTCTTTCAAGAGTGAATGGACAGCAGAGGGAGTACACAAGGGCATTATATTTTATCTTATATGTACGAAAACAACCACACAGAGTCACACGCTGTGAGCAAAACTGATGTTTCAATAGATTTGGGCCTACGCTTTCATATTCACTTTAAAATCCTCAACTGGCTCAACGGCGTGAAGGCAAGCCTCAACGGGACGAGGCCGTTTCAGCTGACTGGTAACTGGATGTGACTTCAGCTATCGCTGCTGCCTAAATGTGTTTCTGCCTTCAGAAAGGGTTAGGATTATCATCTGTGCCCTCGGTAACGGACAATGAGACAGCATCAGCTTGTGCTTTgaaatgcattgtgtgtgtgtgtgtgtgtgtgtgtttctgcttttgtGTGCTCGTAACTGCTTTTGGAGAGGAATATGCATGTATGCTTTCATCTAAGCAAAATCTTTGGTCCTCTCATGTGTCCAtgtttgcgtttgtgtgtgtgtgtgtgtaggtgtgtgtgcgtgtgtgtgtgtgtgttcgcacTTTTCCCACAGAGCATATGATAATTTATGATGACTCATCCAGCCCTTTGCCTATTTTGTATGCAGGAGTTGACaacagaaagagggaaagatagAGGGCATGTACAGGCagaccatgtgtgtgtgtgtgtgtgtgtgtgtgtgtgtgtgtgtgtgtctgcatgttccCAAAGGGTCCTGTTGCCTCTCACTGACtgagaattatttattttgagagAGGCTAAAATTGAACATTGACTCATAAACCGCTGGAAACCAGTTAGTGAAGCGTTCTGGGAAATTTCTGTAGTACAGAATGTTTTAACTGCAgtaataaatgcatgaatgtgTCCGACCCACGAAACAGGACGGAGACAATGAGCGACATCTAACTCATATATGACATGTTAGGCTTCAGCGGCTGATTTATTGTCAAAAATAAGTGAATTAAAAAGTGCGATTAGACGTGTTGAGGGCTGCGGCAGCAACAGCTTGGCTCTCAGGTCCAACGGGAAACGTGTGTAGACATTCCCTTTTGTAGTCAAATGTAATGTCagcatgtgtttctgtgtctagTTAATTATTTTCTGATGAAACGGAAAGAAATGGGACGCAAAAGAACTATGCAAAAGTATTGCAATTAAGAAGCACAGATCTCCGTGTTGAGTCAAGACGTTGAGAACCACGACGGCATCTGACTGGAACAACGTGACATCGGCAGCGCCGTCTGCATGCTCGCGCAGCCGAGCAGCTAATTACCAATACACTGTGCACCGGAGTCTGATTCCCTGGTGAATGTTTGTACAGAActaaactgcattttgtttcattgtgtAGCTCAGAGTGCGCACCAGCGTAAGACACAGGTGTTACTGCTTCATGCAAAACATTTATTGGCTGTATTGAACCGATGATGTAGCCTctacaataaatatattctgctGAATCACGGGGgtaccacaaataaataaatcaacatttcattctattttattcaaGGAGAACAGACCTCGTGTGCTGTAGCaggcaacaaaaataaatgttatttcagCTGGACATTGAGATTACAACTTCCTGGATAAACACAAGATAAAAGTGAAACTTGTGATTTCCTCTTGGATTGACTCCAGAGCCAGAACATCACATTCTTACTTCGACCATGCAGGTCACATTTTCAGTCCGTTTGCTGGCATGATTatggaaaaagaagaaattctGGTCTGACTTTCATGAAACATGATGCGATCAGGCATGATGGACAAGAAAGAAGTTCTTGGCGCTGATCCGAATCACTGACTGGATGCTGTAATCGTGTTTAGATTTTTGCTGAGAGAAGAATGGGGTAGAGGTCTTGCTTGCTGGTTGGCCCCTGCTTCCCTTTTTGAAGTGAATGAAAAAGAATTCAAACTCTGAACGCGCATTTCTAGTTTAAACCTGAGATCTTTTCTAATGAAGCCGAGCCATCGATGCTTGCTGTCACTTACAGTTTCCTGTTGTGGACACAAACACTTATTATAGTTCTGGGGAAAGGACGCGCTGTTCTAACTGTGGAGCAGCATAGactgtaaatgtgttttgcagCCTCCTTCTGTGCTGTTGCTTATTGATGGCTCTGTCTGATTTTCAGTGGAAGTCTGTTCATATGGGGGACACTGCCGGTTTACCCTCTGAAACAAGTTAAACATAAAttactcaaataaaaaaataattataattaaatgtaTCCCCCCCAAAAAGTACCTGGAACTCAACTTGggttgatttttttgtgtgaatacATTTACTTTGGTTGAAAGATGCTGGACATCTATAGACCTGATTCTGCTACGTTCACACCTAATGCTTAATTCAGATATTTTTTCGGATCTGTGTCGTTCAGACTGGcatgaaaaagaaatctgattTGTGTCACTTCAGGGtgcagtgtgaacgtagccTACAGAACTCCGCACCCCGGGTCCTGAATGTGTTTGGACAGTTCTCAACATTGACACATCCACCATTAATATAACCACAATATAACATGGCTGTCATTCCTACGCAATGAACTGGTCTGTCCTCTTGAAGATGAAAACTGAATGTGGAACAAAAGACGGTAAAATTACATGTGTAACATTTAGGACCGGGACAAAATGACACGTCTGCTTGGTGGTGAAGCTTGCAAACACATTGTGCCTCTATGTAATTAGAGGCCTAGAGAATCTTcggtgtgaccccccccccccccccccaccccctctccctctccctctttacaCGCAGCTGAATTCATAAATCTTGTTTCCTAATTGaacactgttttctggctgcgCCTTCCATGTGGGAGAAATCAGTGTTTGAGGAACGTTAGACTGCGTCGGGTTGTTTACGGAATCTGTTTTGATCTCCGTGCGTATTGTGCATTCCACTACGATGTACAATGTGAGgatcagacagacacacacacacacacatagcaccTTTAAAACCAATCATATAACACTAACACCAACATATCTTTGACTTGAAATTtagaagcacttttttttttcaaacaatcTTTGTTTTAATTTGGTCCAGAATCAATCGTTGTCAATCTCAGTGTTCGAGGCAAACCCTACGCAGCACATTACAACCTAATGACTGTTAATGCTATTATTATTGCCTCCTCCTCttaaagtgatgatgatgatgatgatgcagtgtgatttatttattttgtatttatccTTGAGGGGATCTTTTTACTAGCCTCCCTCTACAGAGGTCACAGATTAGGGTCAGCTACAGAACGGCACCACTGGACCTTGATCTTGATGAAAGGACGACTTTGACTATGTAAGATAGTCCATTTCTATCTAGCCTCCAACCAGCTGAGTCTTGGAAAGCGTTTTAGAGTTTCTCTGTGGCACGCCTCTCAAACGTATCGGTTTCCCCCTCGTACTGTCTGTAGAACAATTTTCACACAGGATACTCTCCGGCCTTCAGTTCAGGGTCATCAGAACCGGGTTTCAGAGCTGCCCCTCTTCAGTGTCCTGCTGCTGAACTCATCGTGCTCAAAGCTCAGATTATTATGTGACCTTGAGATCATTAGCAGCTTCTCCCGCTTGCTGTAGTCACGCCTCACTGAAGCGGACGGCGGTACATCTGACAGACGCTCCCCTtgctcctccctgtcctccagGCGCACGTAGCCTTTACTGCCCCGGCTGCCGCTATTGCTACGGTCGAGGCGGGGCCAGCTGGGGTGCTTCCGCTGCTCCTGGTGCACGCTGAGCATGCTCAGTCGGCGCTCCAGGTCCAGAGATTTGGAATGGCTGCTGAGCATGTGCAGGGAGGAGTTAGAGCCAAAGTCAGTCCTTGCGGCTCCTGGGGAGAGCCAGCAGCCTGAGGTTGAGGAGGGAGcaggggagagggaggaagaggagcgcgaCGAGCTGTGGGAGGAGGCAGAGTTACTCCGGTGTAAGGCCGGCGGTTTGGAGGCCTTGGCAACGGACGGTACAGGAACCACCAGAGATTCCATGGAGCTGAGAGGCTGAaacctctccccctctctcttctcccCTCCCCTATCCTCCTCGGTGATGGCCTCCATCTCCGGCTCATCAATAACACAGTTGTTGAGTTTTATGACTGGAAGTGTAAATGCAGAGATCGAGGAGGAGACGATAGAGCGTGCATGGTGCCCACCCTTCTCCACATCTCCATCCACTGGCCACTGGTGGCGCACCGAATCTGAGCGGCCCAATCCAGTCCCTGGGCTACAGAAAGGGCGGTCCTTGTAGAGCGGTGCAAGCAGTCCTGCGAAGCTACAATCCAACTTCGCTCGCTCCTTTTGTCGACGAAACTCCTCGTCCCCTAaaagcacctcctcctcttctgtagaccctcctcctccgcttccAACCCTAGAGGAGAACCCGAGCGAGTTTCCCGCCAAGCGCGCCGCATTATCGTCGCCGAAGGCATGAAGATCCCCGGCTTCTCTCGAATAGGTGCTGTTTCTGTGATGGTGGCGtttttgctctctctgtctgagTCGATGGATGTCAATGACTGTGGAGTACATGTCTCTCATATGGATGATCTGTTGCAGAAGAAGAATCTAGCATTAGTGGGAGCAGCAgtacttctttttttatttatctgacaGTGTTTTATATTCGTGTTTATGCTTGATACGTTGGAGTACACAACTGTCATATGGATTACCtgcagggtggggtgggggggagaatTAATCACATCaggaaagggaaggagaggCTATAAGAACAGAGTAAATGTGACCAGTGGAGAACTGTAGAGATATGTGTGGAAGGAGGTTGGCAGAAATAGGATTTGCATGCAGTGATAATGAATATGAATGCTGTGCCTCTTATTTTGTAGGAACTGGATGAAGAACAGGAAGGAGGCCATCTCATTACGTTGAATGCTTCTACTTCCTTTAAGGTTTTGTGCTTTCggagctcttttttttttaagaattggtttctttcctttcattaaTTTTCTTTATACCCTCATAGAATGTTGCGCTGGGACccttaattaataaaataacatacctttgtctctctatctctgtttTCATGAAGAATGGCGTTGGcacagatgaaaataaaaatcccaatcCCCATGGTGAAGGGCCCGAAcatcttcatcctctctgaGTGACGATGCTGCTCCAGGAACCGCACCAGAGCGCCTCCAGCCTGCTTGGTCGGAGCGCCTAAATGCAGAGCAcaaggaagacagacagagctATTCCATAAACCATAAGGCAAGTTCAGTTTAAGTGAATTACCTGGGACATCCTGGCTAGCGTTGGTCTTCGCTATTTCTTCGTCCGTGGCTCCTTTTCCTTCACTTGCGGCAGATAGCTTAGCTCCTCGATTGGTCGCTGGCGGAGatgctccttcagctgccgAGGGCGAGGTTCCACTGTGAGGCCAGTAGCCCAGTGTCGCCATGCCGATCCCTACGGCGAGGATCACCAATCCCAGAAGGAGGAAAAAGCCGGAGGCAGAGTAGAGGCGGAGTCGTCCACGTACCACCACGACGTCGGTGCGACGTTTACGCTTTctattcagaatcagaatactttattaaacccagagggaaattccattccattccaatGAGAAGTacggaaagaaaacaaattgttCTACATAGCTTTTGAGACGAGcatttaatgacaataaaaaaatatatttttagggTTCCTAACAGGTGGTGAGTTGGTGAAAAGGCTCATTTTAAATACACCTCTTGGGTTGTTCTTTATATTAATGTATTAATCACCTGGGCGGAGCCTCTGACGCTACGGGTCGGTGTTGAGAACGGGCAGAGTCTTGGCGTTTTAGCTTAGCCAATCCTGTCAGCACACCT encodes the following:
- the tmem200a gene encoding transmembrane protein 200A encodes the protein MMAAAGVLTGLAKLKRQDSARSQHRPVASEAPPRKRKRRTDVVVVRGRLRLYSASGFFLLLGLVILAVGIGMATLGYWPHSGTSPSAAEGASPPATNRGAKLSAASEGKGATDEEIAKTNASQDVPGAPTKQAGGALVRFLEQHRHSERMKMFGPFTMGIGIFIFICANAILHENRDRETKIIHMRDMYSTVIDIHRLRQREQKRHHHRNSTYSREAGDLHAFGDDNAARLAGNSLGFSSRVGSGGGGSTEEEEVLLGDEEFRRQKERAKLDCSFAGLLAPLYKDRPFCSPGTGLGRSDSVRHQWPVDGDVEKGGHHARSIVSSSISAFTLPVIKLNNCVIDEPEMEAITEEDRGGEKREGERFQPLSSMESLVVPVPSVAKASKPPALHRSNSASSHSSSRSSSSLSPAPSSTSGCWLSPGAARTDFGSNSSLHMLSSHSKSLDLERRLSMLSVHQEQRKHPSWPRLDRSNSGSRGSKGYVRLEDREEQGERLSDVPPSASVRRDYSKREKLLMISRSHNNLSFEHDEFSSRTLKRGSSETRF